A genomic stretch from Puntigrus tetrazona isolate hp1 chromosome 6, ASM1883169v1, whole genome shotgun sequence includes:
- the LOC122347027 gene encoding LOW QUALITY PROTEIN: selenide, water dikinase 1-like (The sequence of the model RefSeq protein was modified relative to this genomic sequence to represent the inferred CDS: inserted 1 base in 1 codon; deleted 1 base in 1 codon): MSVRESFNPESYELDKNFRLTRFXGAQGAGCKVPQDVLQKLLESLQENHYQEDEQFLGAVMPRLGIGMDTCVIPLRHGGLSLVQTTDYIYPIVANPYMMGRIACANVLSDLYAMGVTECDNMLMLLGVSNKLTEKERDKVMPLIIQGFKDASEEAGTSVTGGQTVINPWIVLGGVATTVCQPNEFIMPDNAVPGDVLVLTKPLGTQVAVAVHQWLDIPEKWNKIKLVVTQEDVELAYQEAMLNMARLNRTAAGLMHTFNAHAATDITGFGILGHAQNLARQQRTEVSFVIHNLPVLAKMAAVSKACGNMFGLMHGTCPETSGGLLICLPREQAARFCAEIKSPKYGEGHQAWIIGIVEKGNRTARIIDKPRIIEVAPQVATQNVNTTPGATS; the protein is encoded by the exons atgtcgGTGCGGGAATCTTTTAACCCGGAGAGTTATGAACTCGACAAGAACTTCAGACTAACGCGCT ACGGAGCTCAAGGAGCGGGCTGCAAAGTCCCTCAAGATGTTCTCCAGAAACTTCTAGAATCTTTGCAGGAAAACCATTATCAGGAAGATGAGCAGTTCCTTGGGGCTGTGATGCCCAGACTAG gcATTGGTATGGACACCTGTGTGATTCCATTGAGACACGGAGGCTTGTCGCTTGTGCAGACCACAGACTACATCTACCCCATAGTG GCGAACCCATACATGATG GGGAGAATTGCCTGTGCCAATGTGCTGAGTGATCTGTACGCCATGGGAGTCACAGAGTGTGATAACATGCTGATGCTTCTCGGCGTCAGCAATAAACTCACAGAGAAG GAGCGTGATAAGGTCATGCCTCTGATCATCCAGGGGTTTAAGGATGCATCCGAGGAGGCGGGAACCTCCGTTACAGGAGGTCAGACTGTCATCAATCCTTGGATAGTCCTGGGGGGCGTGGCCACAACAGTGTGCCAACCTAATGAGTTCATTAT GCCAGATAATGCAGTGCCAGGGGACGTGCTGGTTCTTACCAAACCTCTAGGTACACAAGTGGCGGTTGCAGTGCACCAGTGGCTGGACATC CCAGAGAAGTGGAATAAGATAAAGTTGGTGGTCACTCAGGAGGACGTTGAACTGGCTTATCAGGAGGCCATGCTGAACATGGCTCGGCTCAACAGAACAG CGGCCGGGCTGATGCACACCTTCAACGCACACGCAGCGACTGACATCACGGGCTTTGGGATCCTGGGTCACGCTCAGAATCTGGCCCGGCAGCAGCGTACAGAGGTGTCCTTCGTCATTCACAATTTACCGGTTCTGGCCAAGATGGCGGCCGTCAGCAAAGCTTGCGGGAACATGTTTGGCCTTATGCACGGCACCTGCCCAGAGACCTCAG GAGGTTTGCTCATCTGTCTTCCGCGTGAGCAAGCGGCCCGTTTTTGCGCCGAGATCAAATCTCCCAAATACGGCGAGGGTCACCAGGCGTGGATCATCGGCATCGTAGAGAAAGGCAACCGCACGGCGCGCATCATCGACAAACCCCGCATCATCGAAGTCGCACCGCAAGTGGCCACACAGAATGTCAACACCACCCCGGGAGCCACGTCTTAA
- the LOC122347024 gene encoding BEN domain-containing protein 7-like → MEFVERKRSRKSQSFKLVNDADFSHEMDDVDQNDTEGDALDASETEVWLGDEGMEIKKQITGMMRLLSDKTGRVYQRVGREGETLKQEPQEESLSLPAPQSLAPEHPQYSWSSVLMTHGQYGTRSKTQRMLNHSKANDMALPPAPAAMATEPSCCMCNCKSTLQAILLELRTMRKLIQTQRGSQDKQGSQVSLSSRTSISRRRSRKRRPGHRVTVLTTASKRTTPPSPPAESDAVHECNQSREDTPPAVTSFIPDPIPSAKTPPSHYSVTRGQSTTEPEVQLAEDYDVFIPKAQLDSILLNYTRSGSLLFRKLVCAFFDDTTLANSLPNGKRKRGLNDTRKGLDQNIVGAIKVFTEKYCTANGIEKLPGPRDWVQILQDQIKLARRRLKRGENIHKEKYMQGK, encoded by the exons ATGGAGTTTGTGGAGAGGAAGCGGAGCAGGAAATCGCAGAGCTTTAAACTGGTGAATGATGCAG ATTTTAGCCATGAAATGGATGATGTAGACCAGAATGACACTGAAGGAGATGCTCTGGATGCTTCTGAGACCGAAG TCTGGTTAGGTGATGAAGGGATGGAGATAAAGAAGCAGATAACAGGCATGATGCGCTTGCTGAGCGACAAGACGGGGCGAGTGTACCAGCGGGTGGGACGAGAGGGAGAGACCCTCAAACAGGAGCCTCAGGAGGAGTCTCTCAGCCTGCCTGCGCCTCAGAGCCTGGCCCCTGAACATCCCCAGTACAGCTGGAGCTCCGTCCTGATGACTCATGGGCAGTACGGCACCCGCTCCAAAACACAGAGGATGCTCAACCACTCGAAAGCTAATG ACATGGCCTTGCCCCCTGCGCctgctgccatggcaacagagCCCAGCTGCTGCATGTGCAACTGCAAGAGCACCCTGCAGGCCATTCTGCTGGAGTTACGTACCATGAGGAAACTAATCCAAACTCAAAGAG GATCCCAGGACAAACAGGGCTCCCAGGTATCGCTCTCGTCCCGAACCTCCATCTCCAGGAGGAGGAGCCGGAAGAGGAGGCCGGGTCACAGGGTGACAGTTCTGACCACGGCCAGTAAAAGAACCACACCTCCGTCGCCACCTGCTGAGAGCGATGCTGTTCACGAGTGTAATCAATCAAGAGAGGACACGCCCCCAGCAGTGACATCATTTATCCCAGATCCCATTCCCAGTGCCAAGACTCCTCCCTCTCACTACAGCGTCACCAGAGGCCAAAGTACCACAGAG ccGGAGGTGCAGTTGGCCGAGGATTATGACGTATTTATTCCTAAAGCACAGTTGGACTCTATCTTACTGAACTACACTCGCTCTGGCAGCCTGCTCTTCAGGAAACTGGTGTGTGCGTTCTTTGATGATACCACGCTGGCAAACTCACTGCCCAACGGCAAGAGGAAGAGAGGTCTGAACGACACCAGGAAAGGACTCGATCAAAACATAGTCGGAGCCATTAAAG TGTTCACAGAAAAGTATTGCACAGCCAATGGAATTGAGAAGCTTCCCGGTCCCAGAGACTGGGTCCAGATTCTGCAAGACCAGATTAAACTTGCCCGTCGACGCTTAAAAAGAGGTGAGAACATACACAAAGAGAAATACATGCAGggcaaatga